In the genome of Desulfomonilaceae bacterium, the window CCAACCAGGACCCCAAAACATAACAATCAGGATAATCTTAAAGGTTATTACCCCTGCTTCTATGAATGTATTGTACTAATGCGCCTGTGTCACTCGCGCACTCAACCGCGCGAGACTGAATGGTTACAACCAAAAGCAAATCCTCAGTTGAGTGGGGGGGAGAGTCAAGAGGGCTTTTTTCTCGCGATTTGTGGAGAGATGGATTAAAAGGCTGAGTCGTCTTAAGGATCCTCAACGGGCATGGGGTTTGGGGTGATGGTCGTAAACACCTGTCCTCTATGTTTGAACAGGCAGCTTACGATAGATGAACACAGGGCGAATAGGCATCCCCCTTCCAGGGTATTATTTTGCGCCGTACATGCTGGCAGTCCCCCACGATTCCTCCAGTTTCGAAACTGGAATTCGTTGCAGTGTTCTTGTAGCCCATGATATTATCTTTTTAAGCTCGACCGGTGTCTCCTGTGACAAAGCGTCTTTTTGCTAGAAACACTACACTACCGGCCTGCGCGTGAAGCTCATTTATTACAAATCCTTAAACCACCAAAAAACAATTTTGCAAGAGGCTCATGAGTGATCACCGATTCAAAGCGCCGCTATACTAGATGTCAACAGGAGGGAACAAATTATGAAGAAACTATTCGTGATTGGCGCACTTGTGTTTCTAGTTGCGTCAGCCTTGGGTTCCGCCCAATCGGATGACAAGCCGATCAAACTGGGAGCTATGTTTATCAGCTCCGGCCCACTTGGTGGATACGGAATCAATGGGCAGCGAGCCATCACCATGGCTTTAGAGGAGATAAACTCCTCAGGAGGCCTACTTGGCAGAAAGCTGGAATTAGTTTTTGGCGACACTAAATTGAAGCCGGACGTCGCCGTCGCGCTTGCTGAGAAGTTTATCAATGAGGACAAGGTGGATTTTCTGATGGGTCCTACGTCCAGCGCCGTAGCGCTCTCTCTATCCGATGTCGCTCGAAAGCATAAGAAAATCCTCATAAACACACAAGCCGCGACATATGTTCTGACCGGCGCCAAATTCAATCCATATCTGTTTAGCACCCTGAGCAACGTGATGATGCATTCTCGCGCAGGGGCCTATTACATGGCATCTAAGCCGTGTAAACGGTGGATGTGTATTGCGCCGGACTATAATTACGGCCACGAATCCTGGGATTTGTTTAAGGAAAAACTCAAGGCGTTGAAGCCTGACGTAGAGATTGTAGGCGAAACGTTTCCCAAGCTAATGGCGCCTGACTATACAGCCAATATAGAGGAAATTTTAAAAGCCAAGCCGGATGGCGTTTGGTGCCCGCTTTGGGGGCAAGATGCCGTCAATTTCATCCGACAGGCAAAGCAATTCAAACTCTTCGACACGATTAGGTTCGCTTTTCCAGTAGGAGCAGCCCTGGAAACCGTTGTCCCGCTTGGCAAGGATACCCCCGACGGGCTGTTCATGGCGTCGAGGTATTTCTTCACTACTCCCGATTCGGTAGAGAACAAAGAGTTCGTAAAGAGATACTTCGAGAAATACAAGGAATACCCTGACTATATGGCTGAAGAGACTTACGCTGGCGTGTATTTCATCAAAGCGGCCGCGGAGCGAGCAGGTACTACAGACGCAGAGGCGATTATCAAAGCTGTCGAGCGGGAGCCTCTGGCCTGGCCGACTCCGGAGGGTTGGAAGATCATGAGGGGCGCCGATCATCAAGTGGTAGAAGATGTGGTCTGGGGACAAACCAGTTACAGCGAAAAGTTTGGTTTCTCGATTCTCGTGAACATAGAGTCAATACAAGCTGAGCAGATATGCCGGACTCCCGAGGAACTCACCCAGGTAAACAGGAAACCCTAGGCGCATCCTGAGGTCCTTAAGGCGATAGAACATATACCTTTTTTTTTGTAAATATATGGCCGTTTTGTTCTCCGAGGCCGCACGAGCCTATTCTATCGTTTTAGTTAGCTTCTTGCCGTTGTTATCAACTGCGAAAGTTGAGAAAGTAACTGATGAAATAATTCACGATCAATCGATATAGGACTGTGCGCCGATCATGTACCAAATGTACAGAGTTGGCGCACACTATTCGAAAGTGACTTCTGTTATTCTAAACTTTAAGAGTTAGACTTCACCTGACAATTTTGTGTCTCCAGATGAGATCTCGTCGCGATTTCCCAGCGGCAACATGTTTAACGTCCATGAGCGTTTGCGTATTAGCTCAGGGGACAAGCTAGTGGGATATGCCTTCCAAATAAGTCAGTTCGTTAATCACCGGCCAACCAACAACAAACTTATTCCTTCCCTCCATGAGCCTTGAGGATATTCAGCATTTCACTGTTACCCTTCTTGGCCGCCAAATCGAGCGCTGACCATCCGGCGTTGTTCTTAGCGTTAACATCCGCTCCTTTGTCCAGAAGAAGCCGTAGTAATTTAAGGTTACCACCGCTAGTAGCCAACATCAAAGCAGTGATACCATCCTTATTCTTGGCGTTTACGTCAGCCCCTTTATCCAGAAGAGATTTGACCACTTCGAGGTTACCGTTCCCACAAGCCATTATCAGGGCCGTGTAACCACCATTGCTCTTGTCATTGACATCCGCTCCTTTATTCAAAAGAAACTTAACGACCTCAGGGGCGCCTTCATAAGAAGCCATCATCAGAGCTGTCACCCCATTGTCCGACTTGGTGTTTATGTCCGCTCCTTTGTCAAGGAGCTGTTTGGCTTCGTCCCAATGACCTTGTGTAAAAGCCGCCACAAATTGGTGATTAGTATCAGCAGCTATAACTAAACTTACGCCAGACACCAAAAAGATTACAAATGCCATCAAAATGCCTGACATGAAAACTCTGGACATTTCATGACCTCCCTATCGAAATTTTATTCATTCGGAGCGTCTGTCGCTCCAGAATAAATATTTATTACCATATGATTTGTCGAAGCATTTGCCTAGCCCGATTCAACCTGACCGTGATCGACCGTGAGGAAATACGACGGTTTCTGACAAGGTCTGGCGTTACATTCGGGGAACAGCCGTGATAAGATTCATCTGTAACTTTGATTCTATCCGAGGTCCACCATGACTGACCCGAACCATTTCCCCGTTGAAGAA includes:
- a CDS encoding ABC transporter substrate-binding protein, which produces MKKLFVIGALVFLVASALGSAQSDDKPIKLGAMFISSGPLGGYGINGQRAITMALEEINSSGGLLGRKLELVFGDTKLKPDVAVALAEKFINEDKVDFLMGPTSSAVALSLSDVARKHKKILINTQAATYVLTGAKFNPYLFSTLSNVMMHSRAGAYYMASKPCKRWMCIAPDYNYGHESWDLFKEKLKALKPDVEIVGETFPKLMAPDYTANIEEILKAKPDGVWCPLWGQDAVNFIRQAKQFKLFDTIRFAFPVGAALETVVPLGKDTPDGLFMASRYFFTTPDSVENKEFVKRYFEKYKEYPDYMAEETYAGVYFIKAAAERAGTTDAEAIIKAVEREPLAWPTPEGWKIMRGADHQVVEDVVWGQTSYSEKFGFSILVNIESIQAEQICRTPEELTQVNRKP
- a CDS encoding ankyrin repeat domain-containing protein, which codes for MSRVFMSGILMAFVIFLVSGVSLVIAADTNHQFVAAFTQGHWDEAKQLLDKGADINTKSDNGVTALMMASYEGAPEVVKFLLNKGADVNDKSNGGYTALIMACGNGNLEVVKSLLDKGADVNAKNKDGITALMLATSGGNLKLLRLLLDKGADVNAKNNAGWSALDLAAKKGNSEMLNILKAHGGKE